The Hippoglossus stenolepis isolate QCI-W04-F060 chromosome 12, HSTE1.2, whole genome shotgun sequence genome segment ATGGAAAAGTCAAcaggtgtgtatgtgcagtAGATGATTTTGTATCACTGGTTCTTTTATACACACTTCTGTCATGGCCCTTGCACTTCATATCAAAGAAATTTAGAAAAACTGCCTTCTCAGTTTTTctgtgttcagttgttttacTGTCTGAGttttttcttcatgtgtttcttcACAGGAATCCAGGGAGTATCCACTCTCAGACCATGACAACAAGCATTCCTTAAAAGATAACATTGCTGTCTTCACTTATGTGAGTATGAAGAGAAATACACAGCATAACAAAATGTTCTGACCTATCACCATATCACAGcttgaaaggaaaacatttgttcTCTGCCTCCGTGTCATGTTGGTGTACTTCAGGGTGTGGGACTGAGAAAGTGTCCCGACGAACGCAAGCAGCAAAACTCTCACTTCAGCCTCTGCCCCGATGGAGCTGACAGCGGCACATCAGAGACTGGAGGGAACGTCTCAGCCTACGAGACAGACTTCACGGTGAAGCCGACTGCTGCTTTTCCAGCGGGCTACAGCCGGTTCACCCGCAACCACAAGCAGAAGGCTGCAGAGGCAGCTTCAGCACGGGCAGGGCAGCACTTCCTGTGGTTTGGACGCCATGACCTCGAAGAGACCCCGCAGAAGCAGTCAGCCATCAGTTCCTCAGCAACTTCTTTGTTCAGTCTGGTGCAGTCTGAGGCACTAGATGGCGTTGCCAAGGAAATTAGGTGAACGTTGTTGGATGGTTcagctgttaaataaaaactcaattatttgcatattaacaaagagcaaatcaggtgtgacaggcatatgaataatttaatgtgtgcatgttaatCATAAAAACGTCTGTATTGACTTAAAAgttatgtgcttgtgtgagatgGACAGACTACTATGTAGAGCTTACTGTAAAAGTATAACAGGTTCATaagtgatgacatcagcaaCTCTGCGACTTGTGTACCAAAATTTAAGGCAACTTTCTGAGTTGTTTTCCTGACTGGAGATGGCATACAGACGCATTTTTCCAGTCACgaacacatttttctgattaTTAACACCACACGAGTGCACCATCAGTCTCGTAATCAATCATGGATGGGTTTTCCAGTGTCACGTGCaatgaaccaatcagagtgcCATTTCCCCATCCCCTTTAAAAGTCAGTTGTGCTTGCACCTTGACGGATTGCTGTTGTAAATGCTAGATCGTAATAAAGAATATTtctcagcagaggaaacagatttaCCTGAAGTGAAACCTTGTTATTTTTTGCCTATGTAGATGCACATGATCATTTTTGATTAATACTGTAGTGGGTTTATCGCAGGGTCCACTGTAGGATCTGGACTGGTGGGATATCACAGTTtagccagcagagggcagcaggcCTGCATGAGTTATTGTTAATGCTGATCACAATCCACTGTGTTGCTCTGCAGCCAAGTTGTGTGAGAAATGTAACAACCAAAACCCCTGAGTAATGTGCATGATCAGGGAGGGGAAACGTGGGggtaaataattattaaaaaaaagaatccgGTTATTTTTAATCATTGCATATGAACACGAAGACATTAAATTAGACCATGTGAAATAAATTAAGACTGAATTGAGTCATGATGCATGGGTTTATTTCACCCCTGGGGATGAAAGGGAGggatatgtgtgtgagtgtatgtgtgccACCctgcgagaggaggaggaggaagcgtgGGAGCGAATGACAGCGAACACTGCTCAGAGAAAAGCACTTAAGTGAAAAGTATCCTCAACCACTCCAATAGCTGATGTTTTCCCTAGAGTATGTTCTGACcagctgctttctttctttaagtACTCATCGGGGAGAtggttcttttttctttctttttttttttttatctcaaaagCTTTCTTTCAGCTGTAGTAATTAGCTGATCCACATACAGGGCCGACCTTGTAGGCGTTGTTTCGTTTCTGAAAAGGTGAAGTACAGGTTTTATACAGCGAGAGAGCTGCGAGACATCCCCGTGGAGGAGCCGTCCTTTGTGATGAGAGGATCTCGCTCATCGCATCAACCAAAAATAACTGATTCTTGGATGCAGGTGCATGTCTGACTCCAAGCTTACCTTGGAGTCAGACATGCACCTGGTTACCTGCTCTAGGTTACCTGCTCTATTTAAACCCTTTCATTGCCACATGACACCAAAACACAGGCCTGGACAGCtgttaataaattaatttggTGTTCCGATAATACTTAAATTCAtctaaaacacttttttaaagaGG includes the following:
- the tex36 gene encoding testis-expressed protein 36 — its product is MSIGGKWFAHTVLPESKGEERRDPRTCISTGIMLSQVESSLPQALSFERHPKWKSQQESREYPLSDHDNKHSLKDNIAVFTYGVGLRKCPDERKQQNSHFSLCPDGADSGTSETGGNVSAYETDFTVKPTAAFPAGYSRFTRNHKQKAAEAASARAGQHFLWFGRHDLEETPQKQSAISSSATSLFSLVQSEALDGVAKEIR